The following are from one region of the Stigmatella ashevillena genome:
- a CDS encoding FHA domain-containing protein, protein MSASSGLAKSFALKFISGKYQGGEFPLKGDKQIVIGRSSELDMVLVEDMVSRKHAKIMIASGAITIEDLGSTNGTFVNGEKVKQARLKEGDRILIGTSILKLIDQGADSPELDAKAAKARLEEAAAAQAARSTKTSSMTGKIEEIPLPDLLQLFHTSKKNGVLVISSQNEGRIYLRQGRVYYAVIGENHNLGPQKSFNRIITWEQGDFELRQPDNQEFMVELDSSTEALLMDALRQLDEFKRIQPQLPELVTPMRLAQPLTAQLKELTPELLDVLQLVHNHGTLGGVLDHADQDDVMTAESVLQLIKREYIHPEG, encoded by the coding sequence GTGAGCGCTTCGAGCGGGTTGGCGAAGTCCTTCGCCCTCAAGTTCATTTCGGGGAAGTACCAGGGCGGTGAGTTCCCCTTGAAGGGGGACAAACAGATCGTCATTGGACGATCGAGCGAACTGGACATGGTGCTCGTGGAGGACATGGTCTCGCGCAAGCACGCGAAGATCATGATCGCCAGTGGCGCCATCACCATCGAGGATCTCGGCTCCACCAACGGCACCTTCGTCAACGGTGAGAAGGTGAAGCAGGCGCGCCTGAAAGAGGGCGACCGCATCCTCATTGGAACGTCCATCCTCAAGCTCATCGACCAGGGGGCGGACTCCCCGGAGCTGGACGCGAAGGCCGCGAAGGCGCGGCTGGAGGAGGCGGCGGCGGCTCAGGCGGCGCGCTCCACGAAGACGTCCTCGATGACGGGGAAGATCGAGGAGATTCCTCTCCCAGACCTGTTGCAGCTGTTCCACACGTCCAAGAAGAACGGCGTGCTGGTCATCAGCAGCCAGAACGAGGGGCGGATCTACCTGCGTCAGGGCCGCGTGTACTACGCGGTCATCGGCGAGAACCACAACCTGGGTCCCCAGAAGAGCTTCAACCGCATCATCACCTGGGAGCAGGGCGACTTCGAGCTGCGCCAGCCGGACAACCAGGAGTTCATGGTGGAGCTGGACTCCTCCACCGAGGCGCTGCTGATGGACGCGCTTCGCCAGCTCGACGAGTTCAAGCGCATCCAGCCTCAGCTTCCGGAGTTGGTGACGCCCATGCGGTTGGCGCAGCCCTTGACGGCCCAGCTCAAGGAGCTGACCCCGGAGCTGCTGGATGTGCTCCAACTCGTGCACAACCACGGGACGCTCGGCGGCGTGCTGGACCACGCGGACCAGGACGACGTGATGACGGCCGAGTCGGTGCTCCAGTTGATCAAACGCGAGTACATTCACCCGGAGGGCTGA
- the selD gene encoding selenide, water dikinase SelD has translation MPEVPRKPLRLTELSHRAGCEAKLKGEDLAKVVRRLKAPASSQILAGFSTLDDAAVYRLSPGLAVVETVGFFPPVVDDPFQFGAIAAANALSDIYAMGARPLFALNLVGFPRELPLSVLSKILAGGQSKADEAGIPILGGHSAQDPEPKYGMAVTGVVHPKKVLTNAGAKPGDVLLLTKPLGIGIATTAIQRGVASKELTKRVVGLMSTLNRAAGETFASGKFRVNALTDVTGSGLLGHLLQMMTGSKARAALALERIPLIQDVPALAAQDVIPEGTKANLQHVKKRVRFPKGLPEDIQCVLADAQTNGGLLAAVPAREALKALKALEKAGVDAALIGEVTQGRPGIDVVG, from the coding sequence ATGCCGGAGGTGCCGCGCAAGCCCTTGCGCCTGACGGAGCTGAGTCACCGCGCGGGCTGCGAGGCCAAGCTGAAGGGGGAGGACCTGGCCAAGGTGGTGCGCCGCCTGAAGGCCCCGGCCAGTTCCCAGATCCTGGCGGGCTTCTCCACCCTCGATGACGCGGCCGTGTACCGGCTGTCGCCCGGGCTGGCCGTGGTGGAGACGGTCGGCTTCTTCCCTCCGGTGGTGGACGACCCGTTTCAGTTCGGCGCCATCGCCGCCGCCAACGCCCTCTCGGACATCTATGCGATGGGCGCCCGGCCGCTGTTCGCGCTCAACCTGGTGGGCTTCCCGAGGGAACTGCCGCTCTCCGTACTGTCGAAGATCCTGGCCGGTGGCCAGTCGAAGGCGGACGAGGCCGGCATCCCCATCCTGGGAGGCCACAGCGCTCAGGACCCGGAGCCCAAGTACGGCATGGCCGTCACCGGCGTGGTGCACCCGAAGAAGGTGCTCACCAACGCGGGCGCGAAGCCGGGAGATGTGCTGCTGCTCACCAAGCCGCTGGGGATCGGCATTGCCACCACCGCCATCCAGCGGGGCGTGGCCTCCAAGGAACTGACGAAGCGGGTGGTGGGACTGATGTCCACGCTCAATCGCGCCGCGGGGGAGACCTTCGCCTCGGGGAAGTTCCGGGTGAACGCGCTCACGGACGTGACGGGCTCCGGTCTGCTCGGGCACTTGCTGCAGATGATGACGGGGTCCAAGGCCCGTGCGGCGCTGGCGCTGGAGCGCATCCCCCTCATCCAGGATGTGCCCGCGCTGGCGGCCCAGGACGTCATCCCCGAGGGCACCAAGGCCAACCTCCAGCACGTGAAGAAGCGCGTGCGCTTTCCCAAGGGGCTCCCCGAGGACATTCAGTGCGTGCTGGCGGATGCGCAGACCAATGGGGGGCTGCTGGCAGCCGTGCCTGCCCGGGAGGCCCTCAAGGCGCTCAAGGCCCTGGAGAAGGCCGGGGTGGACGCGGCCCTCATCGGCGAAGTCACCCAGGGCCGTCCGGGAATCGACGTGGTGGGATGA